One part of the Sus scrofa isolate TJ Tabasco breed Duroc chromosome 8, Sscrofa11.1, whole genome shotgun sequence genome encodes these proteins:
- the SULT1E1 gene encoding estrogen sulfotransferase isoform X1: MMNSSKSAYLDYFGRIHGILLYKKFIEYWNDVETFEARPDDLVIVTYPKSGTTWVSEIVYMIYTEGDVEKCKEDTIFNRIPYLECRTENVMNGVKQLKQMASPRIVKSHLPPELLPVSFWEKNCKIIYVCRNAKDVVVSYYYFFLMVTANPDPGSFQDFVEKFMDGEVPYGSWYKHTKSWWEKRTNPQVLFIFYEDMKENIRKEVMRLIEFLGRKASDELVDKIIKHTSFQEMKNNPSTNYTTLPDEVMNQKVSAFMRKGIAGDWKNYFTVALNEKFDIHYEQQMKGSTLKLRTEI, translated from the exons ATGATGAATTCTTCCAAATCAGCCTATTTAGATTACTTTGGCAGAATCCATGGAATTCTACTGTATAAAAAATTTATCGAATATTGGAATGATGTGGAGACATTTGAGGCAAGACCAGATGACCTTGTCATTGTCACCTATCCCAAATCTG GCACAACGTGGGTTAGTGAAATTGTGTACATGATTTATACAGAGGGCGATGTGGAAAAGTGCAAAGAAGATACCATTTTTAATCGAATTCCTTACCTGGAATGCAGAACTGAAAATGTAATGAATG gagtaaAACAATTAAAACAGATGGCATCTCCTAGAATAGTGAAGTCTCATCTGCCACCTGAGCTTCTTCCAGTCTCGTTTTGGGAAAAGAACTGTAAG ATCATCTATGTTTGCCGGAATGCCAAGGATGTGGTCGTTTCTTATTACTATTTCTTTCTAATGGTGACTGCTAATCCGGATCCTGGTTCTTTCCAAGATTTTGTGGAGAAGTTCATGGATGGAGAAG TTCCTTATGGTTCCTGGTATAAACATACAAAATCCTGGTGGGAAAAGAGAACGAATCCACAAGTGCTGTTTATTTTCTATGAAGACATGAAGGAG aataTCAGAAAAGAGGTGATGAGATTGATAGAATTTCTGGGAAGGAAGGCATCAGATGAGCTTGTGGACAAGATTATAAAACATACTTCATTCCAAGAGATGAAGAACAATCCATCTACCAATTACACAACACTTCCAGATGAAGTCATGAACCAAAAAGTATCTGCCTTTATGAGAAAGG GGATTGCAGGAGACTGGAAGAATTACTTTACAGTAGCCCTGAATGAGAAATTTGACATTCACTATGAGCAGCAAATGAAGGGGTCTACACTGAAGTTACGAACAGAGATCTAG
- the SULT1E1 gene encoding estrogen sulfotransferase, whose amino-acid sequence MNSSKSAYLDYFGRIHGILLYKKFIEYWNDVETFEARPDDLVIVTYPKSGTTWVSEIVYMIYTEGDVEKCKEDTIFNRIPYLECRTENVMNGVKQLKQMASPRIVKSHLPPELLPVSFWEKNCKIIYVCRNAKDVVVSYYYFFLMVTANPDPGSFQDFVEKFMDGEVPYGSWYKHTKSWWEKRTNPQVLFIFYEDMKENIRKEVMRLIEFLGRKASDELVDKIIKHTSFQEMKNNPSTNYTTLPDEVMNQKVSAFMRKGIAGDWKNYFTVALNEKFDIHYEQQMKGSTLKLRTEI is encoded by the exons ATGAATTCTTCCAAATCAGCCTATTTAGATTACTTTGGCAGAATCCATGGAATTCTACTGTATAAAAAATTTATCGAATATTGGAATGATGTGGAGACATTTGAGGCAAGACCAGATGACCTTGTCATTGTCACCTATCCCAAATCTG GCACAACGTGGGTTAGTGAAATTGTGTACATGATTTATACAGAGGGCGATGTGGAAAAGTGCAAAGAAGATACCATTTTTAATCGAATTCCTTACCTGGAATGCAGAACTGAAAATGTAATGAATG gagtaaAACAATTAAAACAGATGGCATCTCCTAGAATAGTGAAGTCTCATCTGCCACCTGAGCTTCTTCCAGTCTCGTTTTGGGAAAAGAACTGTAAG ATCATCTATGTTTGCCGGAATGCCAAGGATGTGGTCGTTTCTTATTACTATTTCTTTCTAATGGTGACTGCTAATCCGGATCCTGGTTCTTTCCAAGATTTTGTGGAGAAGTTCATGGATGGAGAAG TTCCTTATGGTTCCTGGTATAAACATACAAAATCCTGGTGGGAAAAGAGAACGAATCCACAAGTGCTGTTTATTTTCTATGAAGACATGAAGGAG aataTCAGAAAAGAGGTGATGAGATTGATAGAATTTCTGGGAAGGAAGGCATCAGATGAGCTTGTGGACAAGATTATAAAACATACTTCATTCCAAGAGATGAAGAACAATCCATCTACCAATTACACAACACTTCCAGATGAAGTCATGAACCAAAAAGTATCTGCCTTTATGAGAAAGG GGATTGCAGGAGACTGGAAGAATTACTTTACAGTAGCCCTGAATGAGAAATTTGACATTCACTATGAGCAGCAAATGAAGGGGTCTACACTGAAGTTACGAACAGAGATCTAG
- the SULT1E1 gene encoding estrogen sulfotransferase isoform X2, whose protein sequence is MMNSSKSAYLDYFGRIHGILLYKKFIEYWNDVETFEARPDDLVIVTYPKSGTTWVSEIVYMIYTEGDVEKCKEDTIFNRIPYLECRTENVMNGVKQLKQMASPRIVKSHLPPELLPVSFWEKNCKIIYVCRNAKDVVVSYYYFFLMVTANPDPGSFQDFVEKFMDGEVPYGSWYKHTKSWWEKRTNPQVLFIFYEDMKENIRKEVMRLIEFLGRKASDELVDKIIKHTSFQEMKNNPSTNYTTLPDEVMNQKGLQETGRITLQ, encoded by the exons ATGATGAATTCTTCCAAATCAGCCTATTTAGATTACTTTGGCAGAATCCATGGAATTCTACTGTATAAAAAATTTATCGAATATTGGAATGATGTGGAGACATTTGAGGCAAGACCAGATGACCTTGTCATTGTCACCTATCCCAAATCTG GCACAACGTGGGTTAGTGAAATTGTGTACATGATTTATACAGAGGGCGATGTGGAAAAGTGCAAAGAAGATACCATTTTTAATCGAATTCCTTACCTGGAATGCAGAACTGAAAATGTAATGAATG gagtaaAACAATTAAAACAGATGGCATCTCCTAGAATAGTGAAGTCTCATCTGCCACCTGAGCTTCTTCCAGTCTCGTTTTGGGAAAAGAACTGTAAG ATCATCTATGTTTGCCGGAATGCCAAGGATGTGGTCGTTTCTTATTACTATTTCTTTCTAATGGTGACTGCTAATCCGGATCCTGGTTCTTTCCAAGATTTTGTGGAGAAGTTCATGGATGGAGAAG TTCCTTATGGTTCCTGGTATAAACATACAAAATCCTGGTGGGAAAAGAGAACGAATCCACAAGTGCTGTTTATTTTCTATGAAGACATGAAGGAG aataTCAGAAAAGAGGTGATGAGATTGATAGAATTTCTGGGAAGGAAGGCATCAGATGAGCTTGTGGACAAGATTATAAAACATACTTCATTCCAAGAGATGAAGAACAATCCATCTACCAATTACACAACACTTCCAGATGAAGTCATGAACCAAAAA GGATTGCAGGAGACTGGAAGAATTACTTTACAGTAG